ACTGTGACATCAGGGATATAAACACTGTACCCCAACTGTGGGCACCAccaccccacactgtaccccccaaCTGTGGGCACCAccaccccacactgtaccccaacTGTGGGCATCAccaccccacactgtaccccaacTGTggcaccaccacccacccactgTACCCCAACTGTGGGcaccacaccccacactgtaccccaacTGTGTGCACCACCCACGCGAAACcgccccacactgtaccccaacTGTGGGCACCAccaccccacactgtaccccaacTGTGGGCACCAccaccccacactgtaccccaacTGTGGGCACCAccaccccacactgtaccccaacTGTGGGCATCAccaccccacactgtaccccaactctgggcaccaccaccccacactgtaccccaacTGTGGGCACCACCACCCCACATGTACAGGCTGACGGTGACCACTCACCTTTCTCTTCTTGTCTCCTCCCAGCTCAAAGTGCTTGCAACGTTTGATGGCCAGCATCCTTTTAGAGCGGCAGTTGGGCTCCACACACTCCAGCCTCAGCACGATCTTCTTGGTCGTCTTGGCCTGAAGCACAAACACCACAGCAGCAGGTAAGGAGCAGTTCAGCCTCACGTCACGAGGCAAACACACACCACACGGAGAAAAGAACTCCTGCACCTTATGGAGCCCACCACCGATGGAGCAGACAAGGAGCAACTTCACCACCACGATGCAAACACACACCCTGCAGCACAGTATGAACACCTGCACCTTCTGTGCTGCAGTCAACACCTgaagaaaaagggtcttgacctaaaacctcacctatccctgttctccacagatgctgcctgacccaccgagttccctgTCTCAGGGGCCCTGAACCAtgagccacggtttaagaataaggagtaagccatttggaacggatagaaacatagaaaatagttgcaggagtaggccattcggcccttcgagcctgcactgccattcaatatgatcatggctgatcatccaactcagtatcctgtacctgccttctctccataccccctgatccctttagccacaagggccacatctaactccctcttaagcatagccaatgaactgtggcctcaactaccttctgcgggagagaatgccagagattcaccactctctgtgtaaaaaaagtttcctcatctcggttttaaaggatttcccccttatccttaaactgtgaccccttgttctggacttccccaacatcgggaacaatctccctgcatctagcctgtccaaccccttaagaattttgtaagtttctgtaagatccccccacaattttctaaatcctagcgagtacaagccgagtctatccagtctttcttcatatgaaagtcctgacatcccaggaatcaatctagtgaaccttctctgtactccctctatggcaagaatgtctttcctcagattaggagaccaaaactgtacgcaatactccaggagtggtctcgccaagaccctgtacaactgcagtagaacctccctgctcctatactcaaatactctggatactttcaagagagttagataaggctcttaaagagctCAGGgcgtatggggagaaggtaagaacggggtactgatcagccatgatcacattgaatggcggtgctggaacggggccaaatggcctactcctgcaccctgttGTCTCTTTAAGCccaggattgcagcatctgcagcctcttgcttttttattcccatcaactccctcaCATTGCACTTCACCCCCACACAATGGCCTGGTACTTTGACACATGTACCAAGCGGGATGCAGTGAGGTTCGTTTGTGTACAATAGGGACAGTTCACCGCGTATGAACCCACTGACCAACACAGCTTGGAGGGCAAACCACGGTCAATGtgggaacgtgcaaattccacaccggCATGGCAAGCATtggacctgggtcactggcgttgAGGTAGCAGTACTAcctgctgtgcctctgtgccgcaCACACCCATGTGTCTGGATCCAACAGGACAGACATATAAAGCAGCCCACTCCATCAGCCACTATGAAGCAGCAATCAGCCTGCCCTGGTGGGTCAGGGTCAGACATGCGGCAGCTCAGTGTCGGTGTGGGTGTAACAACTCGGGAGCTGCCACTCCCTCACAGGGAGGGGGGagctgggacacacacacacacacacacagacagcctggggggggggaagagaacagATAGCATGGAGAGGGCACACGCACGCGCCTCTTACCTTTTTACGGAAAATAGGTTTAGTCTGTCCACCATAACCACTCTGCTTCCTGTCGTAACGCCGCTTACCTGAGGGAGGAGATACAGTTAGCCACGGCAATTCCACCCGAGCACTAGCCCACATACAAGTCACATGCGGTACCATGGCAATCCTGCAGAGCCCACATCATGAAAGAATGAGtcaacttggcttgtattcactggaatttagaaggatgaggggtagaatcttatagaaacatataaaattataaaaggactggacagactagatgcaggaaaaaaattcacgatgttgggggagtccagaaccaagggccacaatttaaaaataaggggtaggccatttaggactgagatgaggaaaaacattttcacccaatctgtggaattctctgccacagaaggcagtggaggccaattcactggatgttttcaagagtgttggatttagctcttatggctaacggaatccaggaatatggggagaaagcagaaatagagtcctgattttagatgatcagccatgatcatattgaatggcagtgctggctcgaagcgccgaatggccccctcctgcacctatttttctaccaTACATTAGGGTTAACCCTAACCCACAGATCAGTAAATAACCTTATTCAGCTATGCAAACTAATATTCCCCCAGGAGTTGTTAAAAATCAGGCACATTGAATAGAAGGGACGGGGAGTTTTATACAactttagtgaggccacatttgggagtattgtgtacagctctAGTCACCCCAACGGGACGATGTAGCCGCCTTGGAGTCAATGCAAAGGTTTAGcacaatgttgcctggattagagcggtcagctgcagggagaggttggacagactgcgATAGCTTTTACAGCGTGTCTGAAGCTGAGGGGACACCAGATATGATGGGATGCAAACAGAGTCGACAGTCTTACTTATGGGCATGGGCATTATATGAGCatagtttagtaggatgagaggaggAAAGATTTGGCAGAGGGGATTTTTTTTGCctgggcagacttga
The Leucoraja erinacea ecotype New England unplaced genomic scaffold, Leri_hhj_1 Leri_1199S, whole genome shotgun sequence DNA segment above includes these coding regions:
- the LOC129715476 gene encoding 60S ribosomal protein L36a, with product MVNVPKTRRTYCKKCRKHQPHKVTQYKKGKDSLYAQGKRRYDRKQSGYGGQTKPIFRKKAKTTKKIVLRLECVEPNCRSKRMLAIKRCKHFELGGDKKRKGQVIQF